Proteins from a genomic interval of Staphylococcus debuckii:
- a CDS encoding ArgE/DapE family deacylase — protein sequence MTAVFSNEEKVQILADIVKIKRVNDNEIKVANYLKELFAQHGIESEIDSISPNRANLIAKIGEGHPVMGISDHMDVVSEGDIDKWDYPPFELTEENEKLYGRGAADMKSGLAALAIAFIEIHEQHLLKKGSIQFMATSGEEMEQLGSKQLYEKGYMDNVDALLIAEPTENNLIYANKGSMDYRVNSTGKAAHSSMPIAGQNAIKPLMNFVQNIDNAYEEIIQTQPMNQIDCSKFEKRLASVLDNDTDMNKVRNMLSGLVITNTIFNGGTQVNSVPDKATAEFNIRTVPEYNNEQVKQLFQHYLDKENEQGAQLEADIYLDLEPALTTGKNKLIELGHRLGEAMFNKTLGITPMPGVTDASNLLRGKDEDYPFLTFGPGATAHQVNEYVNKATYLQFIDYFTQLLPTYINENEK from the coding sequence TTGACAGCAGTCTTTTCAAATGAAGAAAAAGTACAAATCCTAGCAGATATCGTAAAAATAAAACGTGTGAATGACAATGAAATTAAAGTCGCTAACTACTTAAAAGAATTGTTTGCTCAGCATGGTATTGAATCAGAAATTGATTCAATCAGTCCTAACAGAGCGAATTTAATTGCAAAAATTGGTGAAGGTCATCCGGTTATGGGCATTTCAGACCATATGGATGTGGTATCGGAAGGAGATATCGATAAATGGGATTATCCTCCATTCGAACTTACTGAAGAGAATGAAAAGCTTTATGGTCGTGGAGCAGCAGATATGAAATCTGGCTTAGCAGCACTTGCCATCGCTTTCATAGAGATACATGAGCAGCATTTATTGAAAAAAGGATCTATTCAATTCATGGCTACTTCAGGTGAAGAAATGGAACAATTGGGCTCCAAACAACTCTATGAAAAAGGTTATATGGATAATGTAGATGCGTTATTAATTGCAGAGCCAACAGAAAACAACTTGATATATGCGAATAAAGGATCAATGGATTATAGAGTTAATTCTACCGGAAAAGCTGCGCATAGTTCTATGCCTATTGCAGGACAAAATGCCATTAAACCATTAATGAATTTCGTACAAAATATAGATAACGCTTACGAAGAAATTATACAAACTCAGCCAATGAATCAAATAGATTGTTCAAAATTTGAAAAACGATTGGCTTCAGTACTTGATAATGATACCGATATGAACAAAGTCAGAAACATGTTATCTGGTCTGGTTATTACTAATACAATATTCAATGGAGGCACTCAAGTCAATTCTGTTCCAGATAAAGCTACTGCAGAGTTTAATATCCGGACGGTGCCTGAATACAATAATGAACAAGTAAAACAATTATTTCAACACTATTTAGATAAGGAAAATGAGCAAGGAGCACAATTAGAAGCGGATATTTATCTTGACTTAGAACCAGCCCTGACCACTGGTAAAAATAAGCTAATAGAATTAGGACATCGACTAGGGGAAGCAATGTTTAATAAAACATTAGGTATCACACCGATGCCTGGGGTAACGGATGCTTCGAATTTGTTACGTGGTAAAGATGAAGACTATCCATTCTTAACCTTTGGACCTGGTGCTACTGCACATCAAGTAAATGAGTACGTTAACAAGGCTACCTATTTGCAATTCATTGATTACTTTACACAACTGCTGCCGACTTATATTAATGAAAATGAGAAATAA
- the pyk gene encoding pyruvate kinase: protein MRKTKIVCTIGPASESEEMLEKLMKAGMNVARLNFSHGDHAEHKARIDRIRKVSQRLEKTIAIMLDTKGPEIRTHDMENGVINLEKGNEVIVSMNKVLGTAEKFSVTYEDLINDVEIGSFILLDDGLVELEVKAKDKEKGEVLCEVLNSGEIKNKKGVNLPNVKVNLPGITEKDADDIRFGIDEHVDFIAASFVRRPSDVLDIRKILEEERNTNISILPKIENQEGIDNIKEILEVSDGLMVARGDMGVEIPPENVPVIQKDLIRQCNRLGKPVITATQMLDSMQRNPRATRAEASDVANAIYDGTDAVMLSGETAAGLYPEEAVKAMRNIAVAAEAAQDYKKLLNDRTKLEETNLVNAIGVSVAHTALNLKVKAIVAATESGSTARTISKFRPHSDIIAVTPSPETARQLALVWGVFPVVKKGRKTTDALLNNAVATAIETGRVQNGDLLIITAGVPTGEKGTTNMMKLHLVGDEIVKGQGVGRNSVVGNAVVVQDAIELEGKDLSNKIIVTHSTDETFVPYIEQAAGLVAEEGGITSPSAIIGLEQGIPTIVGANNATKLIANDVVITVDANTGRVYDGYANVL from the coding sequence ATGAGAAAAACTAAAATCGTATGTACGATTGGACCTGCATCAGAATCTGAAGAAATGTTAGAAAAATTAATGAAAGCTGGAATGAATGTTGCGCGTTTGAACTTCTCACATGGTGATCATGCTGAACACAAAGCGCGTATCGACCGCATTCGTAAAGTTTCACAGCGTTTAGAGAAAACAATTGCTATCATGCTTGATACTAAAGGCCCAGAAATCCGTACTCATGATATGGAAAACGGCGTGATTAATTTAGAAAAAGGCAATGAAGTTATTGTCAGCATGAATAAAGTATTAGGTACTGCTGAAAAATTCTCAGTAACTTATGAAGATCTAATTAACGACGTTGAAATTGGTTCTTTCATTTTACTTGATGATGGTTTAGTAGAATTAGAAGTTAAAGCTAAAGATAAAGAAAAGGGCGAAGTACTTTGCGAAGTATTAAACTCTGGTGAAATTAAAAACAAAAAAGGCGTTAACTTGCCAAATGTCAAAGTTAATTTACCAGGTATCACTGAAAAAGACGCAGACGATATCCGCTTCGGTATCGATGAACATGTAGACTTCATCGCAGCAAGCTTTGTGCGTCGTCCAAGTGACGTGTTAGATATCCGTAAAATTTTAGAAGAAGAACGCAATACTAACATCAGTATTCTTCCTAAAATTGAAAACCAAGAAGGTATTGATAACATTAAAGAAATCTTAGAAGTATCTGATGGCTTGATGGTAGCTCGTGGTGACATGGGTGTAGAAATTCCACCAGAAAATGTACCAGTTATCCAAAAAGACTTAATCAGACAATGTAATAGATTAGGTAAACCTGTTATTACAGCAACTCAAATGTTAGATTCTATGCAACGTAACCCGCGTGCTACAAGAGCCGAAGCAAGTGATGTTGCCAACGCTATCTACGATGGAACAGATGCCGTAATGTTATCAGGTGAAACTGCTGCAGGTTTATATCCTGAAGAAGCAGTGAAAGCAATGAGAAATATCGCGGTTGCTGCTGAAGCAGCTCAAGATTATAAAAAATTATTGAATGACAGAACTAAACTTGAAGAAACTAACCTTGTAAATGCAATTGGTGTTTCTGTAGCACACACAGCTTTAAACTTAAAAGTAAAAGCAATTGTGGCTGCAACTGAAAGTGGTTCAACTGCTAGAACAATTTCTAAATTCCGTCCACATTCAGATATTATCGCTGTTACACCAAGTCCAGAAACTGCTCGACAATTAGCGTTAGTTTGGGGCGTATTCCCAGTAGTTAAAAAAGGACGTAAAACTACTGATGCATTATTAAACAATGCAGTAGCTACAGCTATCGAAACAGGTCGCGTACAAAACGGTGATTTATTAATCATCACTGCTGGTGTTCCAACTGGTGAAAAAGGTACTACTAACATGATGAAATTACATTTAGTAGGCGATGAAATTGTGAAAGGTCAAGGTGTCGGCCGTAACTCAGTAGTAGGAAATGCAGTCGTAGTCCAAGATGCTATTGAATTAGAAGGCAAAGATCTTTCAAATAAAATTATTGTGACACACTCTACAGATGAAACATTTGTACCATATATCGAACAAGCTGCTGGATTAGTAGCTGAAGAAGGCGGAATTACTTCTCCAAGTGCTATCATCGGTTTAGAACAAGGTATTCCAACAATTGTAGGTGCTAATAATGCTACTAAATTAATTGCTAATGATGTAGTGATTACAGTTGATGCAAATACTGGTCGCGTCTATGATGGTTATGCAAACGTGCTATAA